The Cellvibrio polysaccharolyticus genomic interval CATCAGCGCTTGCAGGTTGGTACCACTGCCGGAAATCAATACAACAATGCGATGGCGCAATTCACTCATCAGGCAGACAGCCCCAGCAACTCAACCTGCTCTTCGTCAGCTTGTGCTTTGGCAATATGACCTACCACGAAGGCGGTTTCACCGGCTTCGGCGAGCAGTTTCAGAGCATTGTCTTTTTCGTCTGCCGGGATAACCAGAATCATGCCGGTACCGCAGTTGAAGGTACGGTACATTTCACGGGCAACCACATTGCCGCTGCGCTGCAGCCACTGGAATACCGGTGGCAGGGTCCAGCTGCTGGCGTCAATCACGGCTTTGCAGTCGTCTGGCAATACGCGAGGAATGTTTTCCAGCAAGCCGCCGCCGGTGATGTGCGACAGAGCGTTGACGCGGGATTTACGGATCAGCTCCAGAACGGGTTTGACGTAAATGCGAGTGGGGGCCATCAGGGCGTCGGCCAGAGAAACACCGCCACAATCCTGATTCAGATCGGCATTGCTAACTTCAATGATTTTACGGATCAATGAGTAGCCGTTGGAGTGCGGGCCGCTGGCGGCCAGAGCAATCAATACATCGCCAGCCTGAACCTTGCTGCCGTCGATGATTTTGGATTTCTCAACCACACCGACGCAAAAACCGGCCAGATCGTAATCTTCGCCTTCGTACATACCTGGCATTTCAGCGGTTTCCCCGCCAACCAGCGAGCAGCCAGCTTGTTCGCAGCCATCGCCAATACCCGATACCACGGCAGCAGCTACATCAACATTCAGTTTGCCGGTTGCGTAATAATCCAGGAAAAACAGCGGCTCGGCGCCGGTCACTACCAGGTCGTTAACGCACATCGCCACCAGATCGATACCGATGGTGTCATGCTTGCCAAGATTCATGGCCAGGCGCAGTTTGGTGCCTACACCATCGGTGCCGGAAACCAGAACCGGTTCGGTGTAGCCTTTGGGGATTTCGCACAGTGCGGCAAAACCGCCCAGTCCGGCCATCACTTCCGGGCGACGGGTGCGCTTCGCTACCCCTTTAATGCGTTCGACCAGCGCTTCACCGGCATCAATATCAACACCGGCGTCTTTGTAGCTGAGAGAGGGAGTAGGGGACTGTTGTTCGCTCATAAGAGAGATCCGCTTGCGAGAGGTTGGTAAAAATGGCCAGCATTCTACCAGCTTATCGCCCATCATGCCGATAGCCGAACAGACTTTGCGATGCAGATAATGCGCTCTATTGGTGAAATTTGCCCTCGGGTCGCGCGGAATTGCCTGCTACAATAGGCAATTCGAACATTTCGCAAATCCCTCACTATTGTCGGGACGGTTTTCACCGGTGCTTTTTTAGCCGCCAGCGGTTGATGCGCAGGCGGTAAACCAGGGTGGGCCAATCATTTCAGGAGCTGATTTT includes:
- the purM gene encoding phosphoribosylformylglycinamidine cyclo-ligase, whose protein sequence is MSEQQSPTPSLSYKDAGVDIDAGEALVERIKGVAKRTRRPEVMAGLGGFAALCEIPKGYTEPVLVSGTDGVGTKLRLAMNLGKHDTIGIDLVAMCVNDLVVTGAEPLFFLDYYATGKLNVDVAAAVVSGIGDGCEQAGCSLVGGETAEMPGMYEGEDYDLAGFCVGVVEKSKIIDGSKVQAGDVLIALAASGPHSNGYSLIRKIIEVSNADLNQDCGGVSLADALMAPTRIYVKPVLELIRKSRVNALSHITGGGLLENIPRVLPDDCKAVIDASSWTLPPVFQWLQRSGNVVAREMYRTFNCGTGMILVIPADEKDNALKLLAEAGETAFVVGHIAKAQADEEQVELLGLSA